Proteins from a genomic interval of Pseudomonas anuradhapurensis:
- the tuf gene encoding elongation factor Tu, with protein sequence MAKEKFDRSLPHVNVGTIGHVDHGKTTLTAALTRVCSEVFGSAVVEFDKIDSAPEEKARGITINTAHVEYNSNIRHYAHVDCPGHADYVKNMITGAAQMDGAILVCSAADGPMPQTREHILLSRQVGVPYIVVFLNKADLVDDAELLELVEMEVRDLLSTYDFPGDDTPIIIGSARMALEGKDDNEMGTTAVKKLVETLDAYIPEPIRAVDQPFLMPIEDVFSISGRGTVVTGRIERGIVRVQDPLEIVGLRPTTNTTCTGVEMFRKLLDEGRAGENCGVLLRGTKRDEVERGQVLVKPGSVKPHTKFTAEVYVLSKEEGGRHTPFFKGYRPQFYFRTTDVTGNCELPEGVEMVMPGDNIQMTVTLIKTIAMEDGLRFAIREGGRTVGAGVVAKIIE encoded by the coding sequence GTGGCTAAAGAAAAATTTGATCGTTCCCTTCCCCACGTTAACGTCGGCACCATCGGCCACGTTGACCACGGTAAGACCACTCTGACCGCAGCTCTGACTCGCGTCTGCTCCGAAGTATTCGGTTCGGCAGTCGTTGAGTTCGACAAGATCGACTCGGCTCCGGAAGAAAAAGCGCGCGGTATCACCATCAACACCGCTCACGTCGAGTACAACTCGAACATTCGTCACTACGCTCACGTTGACTGCCCAGGTCACGCTGACTACGTGAAGAACATGATCACCGGTGCTGCCCAGATGGACGGCGCGATCCTGGTTTGCTCGGCCGCCGATGGTCCGATGCCACAAACCCGTGAGCACATCCTGCTGTCCCGCCAGGTAGGCGTTCCGTACATCGTGGTCTTCCTGAACAAGGCTGACCTGGTAGACGACGCTGAGCTGCTGGAACTGGTCGAGATGGAAGTTCGCGACCTGCTGTCCACCTACGACTTCCCAGGCGACGACACCCCGATCATCATCGGTTCGGCTCGTATGGCGCTGGAAGGCAAAGACGACAACGAAATGGGTACTACCGCTGTCAAGAAGCTGGTAGAAACTCTGGATGCCTACATCCCTGAGCCAATCCGTGCCGTTGACCAGCCGTTCCTGATGCCGATCGAAGACGTATTCTCGATCTCGGGTCGTGGTACCGTTGTTACCGGTCGTATCGAGCGTGGTATCGTCCGCGTTCAGGATCCGCTGGAAATCGTTGGCCTGCGCCCGACCACCAACACCACCTGCACCGGTGTTGAAATGTTCCGCAAGCTGCTGGACGAAGGCCGCGCTGGCGAGAACTGCGGCGTTCTGCTGCGTGGTACCAAGCGTGACGAAGTTGAGCGTGGTCAGGTTCTGGTCAAGCCAGGTTCGGTCAAGCCGCACACCAAGTTCACCGCAGAAGTCTACGTTCTGTCGAAGGAAGAAGGCGGCCGTCACACTCCGTTCTTCAAAGGCTACCGTCCTCAGTTCTACTTCCGTACCACTGACGTGACCGGTAACTGCGAACTGCCGGAAGGCGTTGAAATGGTAATGCCAGGTGACAACATCCAGATGACTGTCACCCTGATCAAGACCATCGCAATGGAAGACGGTCTGCGCTTCGCTATCCGTGAAGGCGGTCGTACCGTCGGCGCCGGCGTCGTAGCCAAAATCATCGAGTAA
- the rplC gene encoding 50S ribosomal protein L3: protein MTIGVIGRKCGMTRIFTEEGVSIPVTVIEIEPNRVTQFKTEETDGYRAVQVTVGERRASRVTAAQAGHFAKANVAAGRGVWEFRLEEGDFQAGDLIKAELFTAGQLVDVTGQSKGKGFAGTIKRWNFRGQDNTHGNSVSHRVPGSIGQCQTPGRVFKGKKMSGHMGAERVTVQSLEVVRVDAERNLLLVKGAVPGATGGDVVVRPAVKARG from the coding sequence ATGACTATTGGTGTAATCGGTCGCAAGTGCGGTATGACCCGCATTTTCACCGAAGAAGGTGTCTCCATTCCGGTCACGGTCATCGAGATCGAGCCGAATCGCGTCACCCAGTTCAAAACTGAAGAAACCGATGGCTACCGTGCAGTGCAAGTCACTGTCGGCGAGCGTCGTGCTTCGCGTGTGACTGCCGCTCAGGCAGGCCACTTCGCCAAGGCCAACGTTGCCGCTGGTCGCGGTGTCTGGGAGTTCCGTCTTGAAGAAGGCGATTTCCAGGCTGGCGATCTGATCAAAGCTGAACTCTTCACTGCAGGCCAGCTGGTAGACGTTACTGGTCAGTCCAAAGGTAAAGGCTTCGCCGGTACCATCAAGCGCTGGAACTTCCGTGGCCAGGACAACACCCACGGTAACTCCGTGTCGCACCGTGTCCCAGGTTCCATCGGCCAGTGCCAGACTCCTGGTCGTGTGTTCAAGGGCAAGAAAATGTCCGGTCACATGGGCGCCGAGCGCGTGACTGTTCAGTCCCTGGAAGTAGTTCGCGTAGACGCTGAACGCAACCTGCTGCTGGTCAAGGGTGCCGTTCCAGGCGCTACTGGCGGCGACGTGGTTGTACGTCCAGCTGTCAAGGCTCGCGGTTAA
- the rplW gene encoding 50S ribosomal protein L23 translates to MNQERVFKVLLGPHVSEKATVLAEKKGQFVFKVATDATKLEIKKAVEGLFNVKVENVSTVNVLGKTKRTARGLGKRNDWKKAIVSLQPGQDLDFSSSAE, encoded by the coding sequence ATGAACCAGGAACGCGTATTTAAAGTCCTCCTTGGCCCGCACGTTTCCGAGAAGGCTACCGTTCTGGCTGAGAAAAAAGGCCAGTTCGTATTCAAGGTTGCTACCGATGCAACCAAGCTGGAAATCAAGAAAGCTGTCGAAGGCCTGTTCAACGTAAAAGTTGAAAACGTGTCGACTGTTAACGTTCTGGGTAAAACCAAGCGTACCGCACGTGGTCTGGGCAAGCGTAATGACTGGAAGAAGGCGATCGTCTCCCTTCAGCCAGGCCAAGATCTCGATTTCAGCAGCAGTGCTGAGTAA
- the rpsG gene encoding 30S ribosomal protein S7 has protein sequence MPRRRVAAKREILDDPKYGSQILAKFMNHVMESGKKAVAERIVYGALDTVKARKNSDPLEIFEKALDAIAPLVEVKSRRVGGATYQVPVEVRPSRRNALAMRWLVDYARKRGEKSMALRLAGELLDAAEGKGAAVKKREDVHRMAEANKAFSHYRF, from the coding sequence ATGCCAAGACGTCGTGTAGCAGCAAAACGTGAGATCCTTGACGATCCGAAGTACGGATCCCAGATTCTCGCCAAGTTCATGAACCACGTGATGGAAAGCGGCAAGAAGGCCGTAGCCGAGCGCATCGTTTACGGTGCCCTGGATACCGTCAAAGCACGCAAGAACAGCGACCCCCTGGAAATCTTCGAGAAAGCTCTCGACGCCATCGCTCCGCTGGTCGAAGTTAAGTCCCGCCGTGTCGGCGGTGCCACTTACCAGGTTCCGGTTGAAGTTCGTCCATCCCGTCGTAACGCTCTGGCAATGCGCTGGCTCGTAGACTACGCCCGCAAGCGCGGCGAGAAGTCGATGGCCCTGCGCCTGGCCGGCGAACTGCTGGATGCTGCTGAAGGCAAGGGTGCTGCAGTCAAGAAGCGTGAAGACGTGCACCGTATGGCCGAAGCCAACAAAGCGTTCTCGCACTACCGCTTCTAA
- the rpoC gene encoding DNA-directed RNA polymerase subunit beta', whose protein sequence is MKDLLNLLKNQGQVEEFDAIRIGLASPEMIRSWSFGEVKKPETINYRTFKPERDGLFCAKIFGPVKDYECLCGKYKRLKHRGVICEKCGVEVALAKVRRERMAHIELASPVAHIWFLKSLPSRIGLLMDMTLRDIERVLYFESYVVIDPGMTTLEKGQLLNDEQYFEALEEFGDDFDARMGAEAVRELLHAIDLEHEIGRLREEIPQTNSETKIKKLSKRLKLMEAFQGSGNLPEWMVLTVLPVLPPDLRPLVPLDGGRFATSDLNDLYRRVINRNNRLKRLLDLSAPDIIVRNEKRMLQEAVDALLDNGRRGRAITGSNKRPLKSLADMIKGKQGRFRQNLLGKRVDYSGRSVITVGPTLRLHQCGLPKKMALELFKPFIFGKLEMRGLATTIKAAKKMVERELPEVWDVLAEVIREHPVLLNRAPTLHRLGIQAFEPVLIEGKAIQLHPLVCAAYNADFDGDQMAVHVPLTLEAQLEARALMMSTNNILSPANGEPIIVPSQDVVLGLYYMTREAINAKGEGRVFADLQEVDRVFRAGEAALHAKIKVRINETVKERDGSVVKNTRIVDTTVGRALLFQVVPAGLPYDVVNQPMKKKAISKLINQCYRVVGLKETVIFADQLMYTGFAYSTISGVSIGVNDFVIPDEKARIIGTATDEVKEIESQYASGLVTQGEKYNKVIDLWSKANDEVSKAMMANLSKEKVIDREGKEVEQESFNSMYMMADSGARGSAAQIRQLAGMRGLMAKPDGSIIETPITANFREGLSVLQYFISTHGARKGLADTALKTANSGYLTRRLVDVAQDLVVTEIDCGTDQGLLMTPHIEGGDVVEPLGERVLGRVIARDVFKPGTEDVIVPAGTLVDEKWVEFIELNSIDEVVVRSPINCETRYGICAKCYGRDLARGHQVNIGEAVGVIAAQSIGEPGTQLTMRTFHIGGAASRTSAADSVQVKNGGMVRLHNLKQVERADGNLVAVSRSGELAIADEFGRERERYKLPYGAVISVKEGEKVEAGAIVAKWDPHTHPIVTELKGTVTFVGMEEGITIKRQTDELTGLTNIEVLDVKDRPAAGKEIRPAIKMVDASGKDLYLPGTDVPAQYFLPANALVGVADGAQIGVGDVIARIPQETSKTRDITGGLPRVADLFEARRPKEASILAEVSGTIAFGKETKGKRRLVITPTDGSEPYEELIPKWRHLNVFEGEQVNRGEVISDGPSDPHDILRLLGVSALAKYIVNEIQDVYRLQGVKINDKHIETILRQMLRKVEITESGDSSFIKGDQMELTQVLVENERLAAEDKFVSKFTRVLLGITKASLSTESFISAASFQETTRVLTEAAVTGKRDYLRGLKENVVVGRLIPAGTGLAYHSERKRRRDADKPLRVSASEVEAALTEALNSSGN, encoded by the coding sequence CTGGCGTCGCCTGAAATGATCCGTTCGTGGTCGTTCGGTGAAGTTAAGAAGCCGGAAACCATCAACTACCGTACGTTCAAGCCTGAGCGTGACGGCCTGTTCTGCGCCAAGATCTTTGGCCCAGTCAAGGACTACGAGTGCCTGTGCGGCAAGTACAAGCGCCTCAAGCACCGCGGCGTGATCTGCGAGAAGTGCGGCGTTGAAGTTGCCCTGGCCAAGGTTCGTCGTGAGCGCATGGCGCACATCGAACTGGCCTCGCCGGTTGCCCACATCTGGTTCCTGAAGTCGCTGCCGTCCCGTATCGGCCTGCTGATGGACATGACCCTGCGCGATATCGAGCGCGTGCTCTACTTCGAGAGCTACGTGGTTATCGACCCGGGCATGACCACCCTGGAAAAGGGCCAGCTGCTGAACGACGAGCAGTATTTCGAAGCGCTGGAAGAGTTCGGTGACGACTTCGACGCCCGCATGGGTGCCGAGGCTGTCCGCGAGCTGCTGCACGCTATCGACCTGGAGCACGAGATCGGTCGCCTGCGTGAAGAGATTCCGCAGACCAACTCGGAAACCAAGATCAAGAAGCTGTCCAAGCGCCTGAAGCTGATGGAAGCGTTCCAGGGCTCGGGCAACCTGCCTGAGTGGATGGTTCTGACCGTCCTGCCAGTGCTGCCGCCGGACCTGCGTCCGCTGGTGCCGCTGGATGGTGGCCGCTTCGCGACTTCCGACCTGAACGACCTGTATCGTCGGGTGATCAACCGTAACAACCGTCTGAAGCGCCTGCTCGATCTGTCGGCGCCGGACATCATCGTGCGCAACGAAAAGCGCATGCTGCAGGAAGCGGTCGACGCCCTGCTGGACAACGGCCGTCGCGGTCGCGCCATCACTGGCTCGAACAAGCGTCCTCTGAAGTCCCTGGCCGACATGATCAAAGGTAAGCAAGGTCGCTTCCGTCAGAACCTGCTCGGTAAGCGTGTGGACTACTCTGGCCGTTCGGTAATTACCGTAGGCCCGACCCTGCGTCTGCACCAGTGCGGTCTGCCGAAGAAGATGGCCCTCGAGCTGTTCAAGCCGTTCATTTTCGGCAAGCTGGAAATGCGTGGTCTGGCGACCACCATCAAGGCTGCCAAGAAGATGGTCGAGCGCGAGCTGCCAGAGGTTTGGGACGTGCTCGCCGAGGTGATCCGCGAACACCCCGTACTGCTCAACCGTGCACCAACCCTGCACCGCCTGGGTATCCAGGCCTTTGAGCCGGTTCTGATCGAAGGCAAGGCTATCCAGCTGCACCCGCTGGTCTGTGCCGCGTACAACGCCGACTTCGACGGTGACCAGATGGCCGTTCACGTGCCGCTGACCCTGGAAGCCCAGCTCGAAGCGCGCGCGCTGATGATGTCGACCAACAACATTCTGTCGCCAGCCAACGGTGAGCCAATCATCGTTCCGTCGCAGGACGTTGTACTGGGTCTGTACTACATGACCCGCGAAGCCATCAACGCCAAGGGCGAAGGTCGCGTGTTCGCCGACCTGCAGGAAGTCGACCGCGTATTCCGCGCCGGCGAGGCTGCCCTGCACGCGAAAATCAAGGTTCGTATCAACGAAACCGTGAAAGAGCGTGACGGTTCCGTGGTCAAGAACACCCGCATCGTCGACACCACTGTCGGCCGTGCGCTGCTGTTCCAGGTTGTACCGGCAGGCCTGCCGTACGACGTGGTCAACCAGCCGATGAAGAAGAAGGCGATCTCCAAGCTGATCAACCAGTGCTACCGCGTGGTTGGTCTGAAAGAGACCGTTATCTTCGCTGACCAGCTGATGTACACCGGTTTCGCTTACTCGACCATTTCCGGCGTTTCCATCGGTGTTAACGACTTCGTTATCCCGGACGAGAAAGCCCGCATCATCGGTACCGCTACCGACGAAGTGAAGGAAATCGAGAGCCAGTACGCTTCCGGCCTGGTAACCCAGGGCGAGAAGTACAACAAGGTCATCGACTTGTGGTCGAAGGCGAACGACGAAGTGTCCAAGGCGATGATGGCCAACCTCTCGAAAGAGAAGGTCATCGACCGCGAAGGCAAGGAAGTCGAGCAAGAGTCCTTCAACTCGATGTACATGATGGCTGACTCCGGTGCGCGGGGTTCCGCGGCCCAGATCCGTCAGCTGGCCGGTATGCGTGGCCTGATGGCCAAGCCGGACGGCTCGATCATCGAGACGCCGATCACGGCGAACTTCCGTGAAGGCCTGAGCGTTCTGCAGTACTTCATTTCGACCCACGGTGCTCGTAAGGGTCTGGCGGATACCGCACTGAAGACTGCGAACTCCGGTTACCTGACTCGTCGTCTGGTAGACGTTGCCCAGGATCTGGTGGTTACCGAGATCGACTGCGGCACCGACCAGGGCCTGCTGATGACCCCGCACATCGAAGGCGGCGACGTTGTAGAGCCGCTGGGTGAGCGTGTACTGGGTCGTGTCATCGCCCGTGACGTGTTCAAGCCAGGCACCGAGGACGTCATCGTTCCGGCCGGTACCCTGGTCGACGAGAAGTGGGTCGAGTTCATCGAGCTGAACAGCATCGACGAAGTGGTCGTGCGTTCGCCGATCAACTGTGAAACCCGCTACGGCATCTGCGCCAAGTGCTACGGTCGTGACCTGGCTCGCGGTCACCAGGTGAACATCGGTGAAGCTGTCGGCGTTATCGCTGCCCAGTCGATCGGTGAGCCGGGTACCCAGCTGACCATGCGTACGTTCCACATCGGTGGTGCTGCAAGCCGTACCTCGGCTGCCGACAGCGTCCAGGTGAAGAACGGCGGTATGGTCCGTCTGCACAACCTCAAGCAGGTAGAGCGTGCCGATGGCAACCTGGTTGCCGTATCGCGTTCGGGCGAACTGGCCATTGCCGACGAATTCGGTCGTGAGCGTGAGCGCTACAAGCTGCCTTACGGTGCGGTGATCTCGGTCAAGGAAGGTGAAAAGGTCGAAGCTGGCGCCATCGTCGCCAAGTGGGACCCGCACACCCACCCGATCGTTACCGAGCTGAAAGGTACCGTGACCTTCGTGGGCATGGAAGAAGGCATCACCATCAAGCGTCAGACCGACGAACTGACCGGTTTGACCAACATTGAAGTCCTGGACGTCAAGGATCGCCCTGCCGCTGGTAAGGAAATCCGTCCGGCAATCAAGATGGTCGACGCTTCTGGCAAGGACCTGTACCTGCCAGGTACCGACGTACCTGCCCAGTACTTCCTGCCGGCCAACGCCCTTGTCGGTGTGGCTGACGGTGCGCAGATCGGTGTTGGTGACGTTATCGCGCGTATCCCGCAAGAAACGTCGAAGACCCGTGACATCACCGGTGGTCTGCCGCGCGTTGCCGACCTGTTCGAAGCGCGCCGTCCGAAAGAAGCCTCGATTCTGGCTGAAGTCAGCGGCACCATCGCCTTCGGTAAAGAGACCAAGGGCAAGCGTCGCCTGGTCATTACCCCGACCGATGGCAGCGAGCCGTACGAAGAGCTGATTCCGAAGTGGCGTCACCTGAACGTCTTCGAAGGCGAACAGGTAAACCGCGGCGAAGTTATCTCCGACGGCCCGAGCGATCCGCACGACATCCTGCGTCTGCTGGGTGTGAGCGCGCTGGCGAAGTACATCGTCAACGAGATCCAGGACGTTTACCGTCTGCAGGGCGTGAAGATCAACGACAAGCACATCGAGACCATCCTGCGTCAGATGCTGCGCAAGGTCGAGATCACCGAGTCGGGCGATTCCAGCTTCATCAAGGGCGACCAGATGGAACTGACCCAGGTGCTGGTAGAGAACGAGCGTCTCGCCGCCGAGGACAAGTTCGTCTCCAAGTTCACCCGCGTGCTGCTGGGTATCACCAAGGCCTCGCTGTCGACCGAGTCGTTCATCTCCGCGGCTTCCTTCCAGGAAACCACCCGCGTACTGACCGAAGCGGCGGTAACCGGCAAGCGCGACTACCTGCGCGGCCTGAAAGAGAACGTGGTCGTGGGTCGTCTGATCCCGGCCGGTACTGGTCTGGCCTACCACAGCGAGCGCAAGCGCCGCCGTGACGCCGACAAGCCGCTGCGTGTGAGCGCCAGTGAGGTGGAAGCCGCACTGACCGAAGCGCTGAACTCCAGCGGTAACTAA
- the rpsL gene encoding 30S ribosomal protein S12 has translation MATINQLVRQPRKRTVEKSDVPALQNCPQRRGVCTRVYTTTPKKPNSALRKVCRVRLTNGFEVSSYIGGEGHNLQEHSVVLIRGGRVKDLPGVRYHTVRGSLDTSGVKGRNQGRSKYGTKRPK, from the coding sequence ATGGCAACTATCAACCAGCTGGTACGTCAGCCGCGTAAGCGTACCGTCGAGAAATCCGACGTACCTGCGCTGCAGAACTGCCCGCAGCGTCGTGGCGTGTGCACCCGTGTGTACACCACCACGCCGAAAAAACCTAACTCGGCACTGCGTAAAGTATGCCGTGTGCGTCTGACCAACGGTTTCGAGGTTTCCTCGTACATCGGTGGTGAAGGTCACAACCTGCAAGAGCACAGCGTCGTCCTGATCCGTGGCGGCCGTGTAAAAGACTTGCCAGGTGTTCGTTACCACACCGTTCGCGGCTCTCTGGATACTTCGGGCGTTAAAGGCCGTAACCAGGGTCGTTCGAAGTACGGTACCAAGCGTCCGAAGTAA
- the fusA gene encoding elongation factor G, whose amino-acid sequence MARTTAINRYRNIGICAHVDAGKTTTTERILFYTGLSHKMGEVHDGAATTDWMVQEQERGITITSAAVTTFWKGSRGQYDNYRVNVIDTPGHVDFTIEVERSLRVLDGAVVVFCGTSGVEPQSETVWRQANKYGVPRVVYVNKMDRAGANFLRVVGQIKNRLGHTPVPVQLAIGAEDDFQGQVDLIKMKAIYWNEDDKGTTYREEEIPAELVDLANEWRSNMVEAAAEANEELMNKYLEEGDLSVEDIKAGLRARTLASEIVPAVCGSSFKNKGVPLVLDAVIDYLPAPTEIPAIKGINPDDADLAKDDPAVRQDERHADDNEPFSALAFKIATDPFVGTLTFVRVYSGVLSSGDSVINSVKGKKERVGRMVQMHANQREEIKEVRAGDIAALIGMKDVTTGETLCDADKPIILERMDFPEPVISLSVEPKTKQDQEKMGIALGKLAQEDPSFRVKTDEETGQTIISGMGELHLDIIVDRMKREFNVEANIGKPQVSYREKITKSGVEIEGKFVRQSGGRGQFGHCWIRFSEPDQDEKGNITEGLVFTNEVVGGVVPKEYIPAIQKGIEEQMKNGVVAGYPLIGLKATVFDGSYHDVDSNEMAFKIAASMATKQLAQKGGGVVLEPIMKVEVVTPEDYMGDVMGDLNRRRGLIQGMDDSVSGKVIRAEVPLGEMFGYATDVRSMSQGRASYSMEFSKYSEAPSNIVEALVKKQG is encoded by the coding sequence ATGGCTCGTACTACAGCAATTAACCGCTACCGTAACATCGGTATTTGCGCCCACGTTGACGCGGGCAAGACTACCACTACCGAGCGGATCCTGTTCTATACAGGTCTGAGCCACAAGATGGGCGAGGTGCACGACGGCGCCGCTACCACCGACTGGATGGTGCAGGAGCAGGAGCGCGGTATCACCATTACCTCCGCTGCCGTTACCACCTTCTGGAAAGGTTCCCGTGGTCAGTACGACAACTACCGCGTAAACGTCATCGATACCCCCGGCCACGTTGACTTCACCATTGAAGTAGAGCGTTCGCTGCGCGTACTCGACGGCGCGGTCGTTGTGTTCTGCGGTACCTCCGGCGTTGAGCCGCAGTCCGAAACCGTATGGCGTCAGGCCAACAAATACGGCGTTCCACGTGTTGTCTACGTGAACAAGATGGACCGTGCCGGTGCCAACTTCCTGCGCGTTGTCGGCCAGATCAAGAACCGCCTGGGTCACACCCCGGTTCCGGTCCAGCTGGCTATCGGTGCAGAAGACGACTTCCAGGGTCAGGTCGACCTGATCAAGATGAAAGCCATCTACTGGAACGAAGACGACAAGGGCACCACCTACCGCGAGGAAGAGATTCCTGCCGAGCTGGTTGACCTGGCCAACGAATGGCGCAGCAACATGGTCGAGGCAGCTGCCGAAGCCAACGAAGAGCTGATGAACAAGTACCTTGAAGAAGGTGACCTGTCCGTCGAAGACATCAAGGCTGGTCTGCGCGCCCGTACTCTGGCGAGCGAGATCGTTCCTGCTGTCTGCGGCTCCTCGTTCAAGAACAAGGGCGTGCCCCTGGTTCTCGACGCCGTTATCGACTACCTGCCGGCTCCGACCGAGATCCCTGCAATCAAGGGTATCAACCCGGACGACGCCGACCTGGCCAAGGACGACCCGGCTGTTCGCCAAGACGAGCGTCACGCCGACGACAACGAGCCGTTCTCGGCTCTGGCGTTCAAGATCGCTACCGACCCGTTCGTAGGTACCCTGACCTTCGTTCGCGTCTACTCGGGCGTTCTGAGCTCCGGTGACTCGGTCATCAACTCGGTAAAAGGCAAGAAAGAGCGCGTTGGTCGTATGGTGCAGATGCACGCCAACCAGCGTGAAGAGATCAAGGAAGTACGCGCTGGCGACATCGCGGCCCTGATCGGCATGAAGGACGTTACCACTGGTGAAACCCTGTGCGACGCCGACAAGCCAATCATCCTTGAGCGTATGGACTTCCCTGAGCCGGTAATTTCCCTGTCGGTTGAGCCGAAGACCAAGCAAGACCAGGAAAAGATGGGTATCGCTCTGGGCAAGCTGGCCCAGGAAGACCCGTCGTTCCGCGTCAAGACCGACGAAGAAACCGGCCAGACCATCATCTCCGGTATGGGTGAGCTGCACCTGGACATCATCGTTGACCGCATGAAGCGCGAGTTCAACGTTGAGGCCAACATCGGCAAGCCGCAGGTTTCCTACCGCGAGAAGATCACCAAGTCTGGTGTCGAGATCGAAGGTAAGTTCGTTCGTCAGTCCGGTGGTCGTGGTCAGTTCGGTCACTGCTGGATCCGCTTCTCCGAGCCGGATCAGGACGAAAAAGGCAACATCACCGAAGGCCTGGTCTTCACCAACGAAGTCGTTGGCGGTGTGGTTCCTAAGGAATACATCCCGGCGATCCAGAAGGGTATCGAAGAGCAGATGAAGAACGGCGTTGTTGCCGGCTATCCTCTGATCGGTCTGAAGGCTACCGTGTTCGACGGTTCGTACCACGACGTCGACTCCAACGAGATGGCGTTCAAGATCGCGGCCTCCATGGCGACCAAGCAGCTGGCCCAGAAGGGCGGCGGTGTTGTGCTTGAGCCGATCATGAAGGTTGAGGTAGTAACCCCTGAGGACTACATGGGTGACGTGATGGGTGACCTGAACCGTCGTCGTGGTCTGATCCAGGGTATGGATGACTCGGTTTCCGGCAAGGTTATCCGTGCAGAAGTCCCGCTGGGAGAGATGTTCGGTTATGCGACCGACGTTCGTTCCATGTCTCAGGGTCGCGCAAGCTACTCCATGGAATTCTCCAAGTACTCCGAAGCTCCGTCGAACATCGTCGAAGCACTCGTTAAAAAACAAGGCTAA
- the rpsJ gene encoding 30S ribosomal protein S10, which yields MQNQQIRIRLKAFDHRLIDQSTQEIVETAKRTGAQVRGPIPLPTRKERFTVLVSPHVNKDARDQYEIRTHKRVLDIVQPTDKTVDALMKLDLAAGVEVQISLG from the coding sequence ATGCAAAATCAGCAAATCCGTATCAGGTTGAAGGCTTTCGACCATCGCCTGATCGACCAATCCACCCAGGAAATCGTGGAAACCGCGAAACGTACTGGTGCACAAGTGCGTGGTCCAATTCCACTGCCTACCCGCAAAGAGCGTTTCACCGTTCTGGTTTCCCCGCACGTCAACAAAGACGCGCGTGACCAGTACGAGATCCGCACTCATAAGCGTGTTCTGGACATCGTCCAGCCAACGGATAAAACCGTTGACGCGCTGATGAAGCTTGATCTGGCGGCAGGTGTGGAAGTACAGATCAGCCTCGGCTAA
- the rplD gene encoding 50S ribosomal protein L4: MQLNVNDAQAIEVSELTFGGEFNETLVHQAVVAYMAGGRQGTKQQKTRSDVAGGGKRPWRQKGTGRARAGTTRGPIWRGGGVTFAARPQDHSQKLNKKMYRAALRSILAELVRSDRLVVVQDFAVEAPKTKDLLNKLNGMGLNDVLIVSDAVDQNLYLAARNLPHVDVRDVQGSDPVSLIAYEKVLITVSAVKKFEELLG; this comes from the coding sequence ATGCAACTCAATGTAAATGACGCTCAGGCGATCGAAGTTTCCGAACTGACTTTCGGTGGCGAATTCAACGAGACGCTGGTACACCAAGCAGTCGTGGCCTACATGGCCGGCGGCCGTCAGGGCACCAAGCAGCAAAAGACCCGTTCCGACGTGGCTGGTGGCGGTAAGCGCCCATGGCGTCAGAAGGGTACTGGCCGTGCTCGTGCTGGTACCACTCGTGGTCCGATCTGGCGTGGCGGTGGTGTTACCTTCGCAGCTCGCCCTCAAGATCACTCGCAAAAGCTCAACAAGAAGATGTACCGCGCAGCCCTGCGCTCCATCCTCGCTGAGCTGGTGCGTAGCGACCGTCTGGTCGTGGTTCAGGACTTCGCTGTCGAAGCACCGAAAACCAAAGATCTGCTGAACAAGCTGAACGGCATGGGTCTGAACGACGTACTGATCGTTTCCGACGCTGTTGATCAGAACCTGTACCTGGCTGCTCGCAACCTGCCGCACGTCGATGTACGTGACGTACAAGGTTCCGACCCGGTCAGTCTGATCGCATACGAGAAAGTGTTGATCACTGTCTCGGCCGTGAAGAAATTCGAGGAGCTGCTGGGATGA